One window of the Deinococcus planocerae genome contains the following:
- a CDS encoding alpha-amylase family glycosyl hydrolase gives MTDLRLFGALYYVVIDRLRRSRPSNSSAFDHDKWYGGDFLGIILSIPHIVTMGFKTVMLSPIEKQSEGTWVGDKFYDPFHGFHPLTILRLLVEPRFGTKTMFRLLVKIFGKNRIKVFLDTVPNHRGYGTPDLESVPKCFHTEGDVRRAQEQGNPQEEFEVTPLSGLPDLRQLHPLVSAFLNRMYKKFKRWEVVGFRFDAIKHCSREWVEYITRWGPCKGVPIIGEVYDGDVWNHVPFWLLGIATTNYIWYYALVKEFSKPGNQADVDHTSGSINLTLNVVPSHGLLANFVDNHDTDRVITVCLENGVQYGDAVERVDLMLTLVYTLPGTPVVTYGTECLLEGLGLDKLGRVSNRQPMNFSPEKQTLKPRLTTLNQLRENESVVWGDYEQRYSGHGVLAFARFINGQSPVMVVVNVWDRQVELSDLPGQISVSAFASEGELRELTERPHNVSVSNDGTLRGTLPPRTALVLSPAA, from the coding sequence GTGACTGATCTTAGACTTTTTGGGGCACTTTACTACGTTGTAATAGACCGCTTGCGTAGGAGCAGGCCGTCAAATTCTAGTGCTTTTGACCACGACAAGTGGTACGGGGGGGATTTTCTCGGAATAATCCTGAGTATTCCTCATATAGTGACGATGGGGTTTAAGACAGTTATGCTGTCTCCCATTGAAAAGCAGAGTGAAGGAACCTGGGTAGGGGATAAATTTTATGACCCATTTCATGGGTTTCATCCGTTAACGATCTTGCGGCTTCTGGTAGAGCCCCGTTTTGGCACAAAAACGATGTTCCGCCTGTTGGTGAAGATCTTCGGGAAAAACAGAATAAAGGTATTCCTCGATACCGTTCCAAATCATAGGGGGTACGGAACCCCCGATTTGGAGTCGGTTCCCAAATGCTTCCACACGGAAGGAGACGTACGACGCGCACAGGAGCAGGGGAATCCACAGGAGGAGTTCGAGGTCACGCCGTTATCAGGTCTCCCAGACCTGAGACAGCTCCACCCCCTCGTTAGTGCATTCTTGAACCGAATGTACAAGAAATTCAAGAGGTGGGAGGTTGTAGGATTTCGCTTCGATGCCATAAAACATTGTAGCCGCGAATGGGTAGAGTATATCACTCGGTGGGGTCCCTGCAAGGGAGTGCCTATTATCGGCGAAGTGTACGATGGAGACGTCTGGAATCATGTTCCGTTCTGGTTGTTGGGAATTGCAACAACCAATTATATATGGTACTACGCACTCGTCAAAGAGTTCAGTAAGCCTGGGAATCAGGCCGACGTGGACCATACAAGTGGTTCGATCAATTTAACCCTTAACGTGGTCCCATCACACGGACTCTTAGCAAACTTCGTTGATAACCACGACACAGATCGTGTTATCACCGTTTGTCTGGAAAACGGTGTTCAGTATGGAGACGCCGTAGAGCGAGTTGACTTGATGCTAACCCTGGTGTATACCCTCCCAGGCACTCCTGTAGTTACGTATGGGACGGAGTGCTTGCTTGAGGGCCTGGGCCTAGACAAACTGGGGCGAGTCTCAAACAGACAGCCCATGAACTTCTCCCCAGAGAAGCAAACGTTGAAACCTCGGCTCACGACCCTTAACCAGCTAAGAGAAAACGAGTCGGTCGTCTGGGGGGACTATGAGCAACGGTATTCTGGTCACGGTGTGCTCGCCTTCGCTAGATTCATCAATGGGCAGTCTCCTGTGATGGTTGTTGTCAACGTTTGGGACAGGCAGGTCGAGCTATCTGATTTGCCAGGTCAAATCTCGGTCTCTGCCTTCGCCTCCGAAGGTGAGTTGCGGGAACTGACCGAACGTCCTCATAACGTCTCTGTCTCCAATGACGGAACATTAAGAGGCACCCTGCCTCCAAGAACAGCCTTGGTCCTAAGCCCTGCCGCTTAG